The nucleotide sequence TCAGCTTAGGCGATTGGGATACAAAGTTTCTGTTGGGGTGATGAATGGCAATGAAGTTGATTTTGTGGCGCAAAAGGCCGATAAAACGGTTTATTACCAGGTGGCCTATCTTTTACAAGACCCCGCAACCATCGAAAGGGAATTTGGGAATTTATTGGCTATCAACGACAATTACGAAAAGTTTGTGGTATCGCTTGATGAAATGGATTTTTCTGATTACCGCGGGATTAAACACATCAAGCCGTGGGAAATCGTGTGAGATCGCCATGATGAAATTGATTTCCGGATTGTGTCAAAAATGTTTTCCACGTTAATAAAAACAGATTTAGTTTTACTACTCATTTGATGTAGTCGCTTTTCATATCAAAAAAACCAATACATTTGTCCGGCTAAAAATTACCGGGCGATGGACTACTCTAATGGGAAACTCACTGCACTTGTGCTGCTCAGGCTGGCGATAGGCTGGCACTTTTTTTACGAAGGGATGGTGAAGGTGCTCACACCTTCGTGGACTTCAAAAGCTTACCTGCTCGATTCGGGCGGTTTTGCAAAACCCTTCTTCGAATGGATTGCTCAAAATCCGACCCTACTTTCAATCAATGATGTTGTGAATGCCTGGGTGCTCTCGCTCGTCGGGTTCTTTCTGTTGCTGGGATTCAAGGTTCGCCCGGCTGCCCTGGCCGGAATGATTCTCCTCGGGCTATATTACCTGTCGCATCCTGCATGGCCCGGGATCGAATATTTATTTCCATCTGACGGAAGCTATTTTGTCATCAACAAAACCCTGATCGAACTGGCAGCAATGCTGGTCATTTTTGCGTTCCCCACCGCACACATTATCGGACTCGAAAGACTGATCTGCAAACCCCGGAAAAAGAACTAAGATGGAATCAGAAAATATGACTCAAAATGGAGGGAAATTCAGCCGTCGCGATGTACTGGCAGGGCTGGCCTCAATACCGGTTTTTGGATTTCTTGGCTATGGCCTGGTAAAACATTTTACCGAGCGGAAAAGGAAAAACGTTCAACTGCTGGATGATATTGACTCAATTATCCCTAAAGGAGTTCCTCCGATTGTCCAGGGAGAAACCATCAGAATCGGCATTGTAGGCTGCGGCGGACGTGGTCGCTATCTTATGAAAGCAATGGGTTTCCTGCATCCTGACCGGATTGACCAGTTCAAAGAGTGGGCGGGAAATGACAAGTACTGGAAAGAGTATCTCGAAGAATTTAATGCGCAGGACGACCTCAATGTAAAGATTACGGCCATTTGTGATGTATTTGAAAAAAATGCACGCAGAGGCGCTGAAACCGCCGCCAATCTTTATCGCAACGGAACCGGCGGACAAATGGCAGAAGTTCCCAAACGTTATCTTACCTACCAGGAACTGGTGGCTGCGCCCGATGTGGATGCGGTCATTATTGCCACTCCCGACCACCTGCACGTACCGGTGGCACTGGAAGCGGTGAAATACGGAAAACATGTTTACTGCGAAAAACCACTGTCATGGACAGTGCCGGAAACTTTCGAAATCCGCCGGGCTGTGAAAGACGCTGGAATTGTGTTTCAGTTGGGGCACCAGGGCAGGCAGACAGAAAGCTATCAAATAGCAAAGTCGCTGATAAAAAAAGAGGTGATAGGAAAAATTTCGCTTATTGAGGTGTGTACCAACCGCAATGATCCCAATGGCGCCTGGGTTTATGACATTGACCCGGAAGCCAGTGAGAAAACCATTGACTGGAAGCAATTCATCGGGCCGGCGCCCTGGCATGATTTCAGCCTCGAAAGGTTTTTCAGGTGGCGCTGCTGGTGGGACTACAGCACGGGCTTAAGCGGCGATCTCTTTACCCACGAGTATGATGCACTCAATCAAATCCTCGATCTTGGAATTCCTCATTCAGCAATGGCTTCAGGTGGGATTTATTTTTACAAGGATGGCCGCACCGTCCCTGATGTGCTGAATATGGCCTTTGAATATCCCGACCGCGACCTGACCCTGCTCTACAGCGCAACACTTGCCAGTGAACGAAATCGGGGAAAAGTGATCATGGGGCACGACGCCAACATCGAACTGGATGAAACCCTGCTGGTTGTGGCCGATCCAAAATCCACCCGGTACAAGGAGAAAATTGAGCAAGGGATCATCGAACCACACAAACCGATCTTTTCCTATGTTCCCGGCCAGGATAAGGTAGATGCCATCACCACCCCGACTGAAAAATACTTTGCCGGTCGCGGACTGCTTTATACTTATCGCGACGGGAAAACTTTCGACACGTCGCACCTGCATCTGCGCGAGTGGCTCAATTGCATCCGGCTCAACAATGGTGCACAGCCAAGCTGCGACATTGACCAGGGGTTCGAAGAAGCCATCACTGCCCACATGGGGACAATTTCCTACCTCGAAGGCCGCCGCACCTATTGGGATGCCGTGAACGAAAAGATCGTTTAGCTTTTTAAAAGAACAAAGAAATGAACAAAACAAACAGTACCCGGCGAAGGATCAAAACGGCAATTGCCGGTTTCGGACTGTCGGGCAGGGTCTTTCACGCCCCATTTGTAAACACGAATTCAAAATTCCAACTGCATTCCATCGTGACTTCGGGTGATGAAGCAAAGAAAAATTATCCCGATGTAAAAATCGTAAGGAATTTCAAATCAATTATCGAAAATCCGGCCATCGGGCTTGTCGTGATTTGTACCCCGCATCATCTGCACACCGAACAGGCATGTATGGCGCTTGAGCGGGGCAAGCATGTCGTAATCGAAAAGCCGGTAGCTATGACCAGCGGTGAAATTGAACAAATCATCGCAACCTCCGAAAAATATGGTAAAATGGTTTTTCCCTACCACAACCGCCGCTGGGATGGCGATTTAATGACGATCCGGCATTTGATAAAGGAAGGTTATTTGGGAGAGGTGCTCGATTTTGAATCCCATTTCGATCGCTACAGTCCGGAAGTGCTGAGGGCTGAATGGCGCTACAACAATCCGGACGGTGGAGGAACTTTGTTCGACCTTGGTCCACATCTGATTGACCAGGCGATAGCCCTCTTCGGAAAACCGCAATCGGTTTGGTGTCTTTTGCACAACCAGCGTGAAGGGAGTAAAGTGAACGACAGCTTCGATTTGAAACTCATTTACCCAAAACTTACAGCGACCCTCCGCGCCAGTGTTTTTGTAAAAGAAACCGGCCCGCGTTTCCAGGTTCATGGAACGCTGGGTTCTTTCAATAAATATGGTCTCGACACCCAGGAAGCCGCTTTGAAAGCAGGTAAAATGCCGGGAAGCAAGAACTTTGGTGTTGACCTGGCAAAGAACTACGGCATTTTAAATTCTGTGGCCAATGATAAATCGCTACGGTTAAAATATGCTACAATGCCAGGATTTTACATGGGTTTTTATGAAGATGTTTATGCGGCAATCAACGGGCAAAAATCACCAGAAGTAACTGCTGAAGATGCTCTGCTGAATCTTCAGATTATTGAAGCGGCATTCCGGAGCTATGTAGAAAGAAGAATTATAGACATTTAATCTTTAAAATATGGAATCGAAAAAGAAAAATGGAATTTTAACCACACGAAGGACATTTCTTAAATCCCTACCGGTTTTTTCAGCTGGAGCTTTCCTGCCTTTAGCACTTAAAGATGCCTCTGCTGCCCTGGTTCCCGGTGACAAGAAAATAGCCATCCAGCTTTGGAGCCTTCGCGACATACTGAAAGATGATTTGCAGGGTGTGTTGGCGCAAATCAGCCGGCTGGGCTTTACAGGGATTGAGCCGTATGGTTTTGATGGGAAATTTTACGGTGTTGAAGCAAAGGAATTCAGGAAAATCTGCTCAGATCTGAAACTGGAAATTTATAGCACACACACCGGAATTACTGCCGACAATGCAGATTTTTATTCCGAAAAAGCAGTGGATGTGGGCATGCAATACCTTGTATTACCGTCATTTGCAGGACGTCCAGACAAAACTGCTGCCGATTTTCAGAACCTTGCTGAAGAGATGAACCGGATCGGTGAAACCTGCAAACAATACAACCTCCGCTTTGGATATCATAACCACGATTTTGAATTTCGGATGATTGACGATGTACTTCTTTACGAGATTCTTCTCAAGGAAACAGATCCTGATTTGGTTTTTTTCCAGCCCGACACCTACTTTTTTGCAAAAGCAGGATACAACCTGCCGGATTTCATTCATCGCTATCCCGGGCGTTTTCTAACCTGGCACATCAAGGACCGGAACAATGACGGCGACAGCTGCATCATTGGCAACGGAAGGATTGATTTCAAGAACATCCTGAATTCGTCTGCCAAAGCTGGTCTTGAATTGATGATTTACGAGCAGGAACACTGTTCCGAGGGCTCTCCGATCCACTGTGCAGAGCAAAGTTTACAATACATTCATTCACATTTACTTTAACCAAAAAATTAGAGCTATGGAAGAAACTGACAACTTGAAAAGCGGAATCGATCGCCGGGCATTTCTTCGCAACGCAGCCGTGGCATCAGCCGGGTTTATAATTTTGCCAAGCAAGGTTATTTCGGGACTTGGTTATAAAATGCCAAGCGACAAGCTGAATATCGTAGGAATTGGGGTTGGCGGTCGCGGAGGCGGTGTGATCAGGGCTTGTAAAAGTGAAAACATTTTGGCGTTGTGCGATGTTGACTGGAAATATGCGGCCAAAATTTTCGGTGAATTTCCCGATGCAAAGAAGTTTTACGACTGGCGGGTACTGTTCGATGAGCTGGGAGATTCGATTGATGCAGTGGTGGTGGGCACACCCGATCATACCCATGCAATCATCAGCCTGAATGCCATGAAACTCGGAAA is from Bacteroidales bacterium and encodes:
- a CDS encoding ATP-binding protein; this translates as QLRRLGYKVSVGVMNGNEVDFVAQKADKTVYYQVAYLLQDPATIEREFGNLLAINDNYEKFVVSLDEMDFSDYRGIKHIKPWEIV
- a CDS encoding DoxX family membrane protein; the encoded protein is MDYSNGKLTALVLLRLAIGWHFFYEGMVKVLTPSWTSKAYLLDSGGFAKPFFEWIAQNPTLLSINDVVNAWVLSLVGFFLLLGFKVRPAALAGMILLGLYYLSHPAWPGIEYLFPSDGSYFVINKTLIELAAMLVIFAFPTAHIIGLERLICKPRKKN
- a CDS encoding Gfo/Idh/MocA family oxidoreductase, translated to MESENMTQNGGKFSRRDVLAGLASIPVFGFLGYGLVKHFTERKRKNVQLLDDIDSIIPKGVPPIVQGETIRIGIVGCGGRGRYLMKAMGFLHPDRIDQFKEWAGNDKYWKEYLEEFNAQDDLNVKITAICDVFEKNARRGAETAANLYRNGTGGQMAEVPKRYLTYQELVAAPDVDAVIIATPDHLHVPVALEAVKYGKHVYCEKPLSWTVPETFEIRRAVKDAGIVFQLGHQGRQTESYQIAKSLIKKEVIGKISLIEVCTNRNDPNGAWVYDIDPEASEKTIDWKQFIGPAPWHDFSLERFFRWRCWWDYSTGLSGDLFTHEYDALNQILDLGIPHSAMASGGIYFYKDGRTVPDVLNMAFEYPDRDLTLLYSATLASERNRGKVIMGHDANIELDETLLVVADPKSTRYKEKIEQGIIEPHKPIFSYVPGQDKVDAITTPTEKYFAGRGLLYTYRDGKTFDTSHLHLREWLNCIRLNNGAQPSCDIDQGFEEAITAHMGTISYLEGRRTYWDAVNEKIV
- a CDS encoding Gfo/Idh/MocA family oxidoreductase yields the protein MNKTNSTRRRIKTAIAGFGLSGRVFHAPFVNTNSKFQLHSIVTSGDEAKKNYPDVKIVRNFKSIIENPAIGLVVICTPHHLHTEQACMALERGKHVVIEKPVAMTSGEIEQIIATSEKYGKMVFPYHNRRWDGDLMTIRHLIKEGYLGEVLDFESHFDRYSPEVLRAEWRYNNPDGGGTLFDLGPHLIDQAIALFGKPQSVWCLLHNQREGSKVNDSFDLKLIYPKLTATLRASVFVKETGPRFQVHGTLGSFNKYGLDTQEAALKAGKMPGSKNFGVDLAKNYGILNSVANDKSLRLKYATMPGFYMGFYEDVYAAINGQKSPEVTAEDALLNLQIIEAAFRSYVERRIIDI
- a CDS encoding sugar phosphate isomerase/epimerase, producing the protein MESKKKNGILTTRRTFLKSLPVFSAGAFLPLALKDASAALVPGDKKIAIQLWSLRDILKDDLQGVLAQISRLGFTGIEPYGFDGKFYGVEAKEFRKICSDLKLEIYSTHTGITADNADFYSEKAVDVGMQYLVLPSFAGRPDKTAADFQNLAEEMNRIGETCKQYNLRFGYHNHDFEFRMIDDVLLYEILLKETDPDLVFFQPDTYFFAKAGYNLPDFIHRYPGRFLTWHIKDRNNDGDSCIIGNGRIDFKNILNSSAKAGLELMIYEQEHCSEGSPIHCAEQSLQYIHSHLL